One part of the Suncus etruscus isolate mSunEtr1 chromosome 2, mSunEtr1.pri.cur, whole genome shotgun sequence genome encodes these proteins:
- the PPL gene encoding periplakin, with protein sequence MNSLFRKRNKGKYSPRVQTRSAPPHSGPIQGRRLAGDKEGRKEAGQEETWPPRMVQPSGPVRQVQPDPVMGRSGLSSVLPASCSGTPKSRHSSKVSDGKVPDEKVVDDKVLNRKVLDGKFPDGKDPDGKVPDEKILEGKYLDEKDFDSPTPPLPDSPTLLSVFSPACISNKELSELIEQLQKNADQVEKNIVDVEAKMQNDLARLQGGRQPEHRDETLQKVSDSEKLLYVLEADSAIARHMKHPQGDMIAEDIRQLKERVSRLRGKHKQIYNLAVKDTDPQVNWAALVDEKLDQLSAQTFGTDLPLVEHQVEQHNIFHNEVKAIGPHLAKVRCGVQNNELQAKYQKLLAASQARQQHLSSLQDYMQRCTNELYWLDQQAKGRMQYDWSDRNLDYPSRRRQYENFINRNLEAKEERINKLHNEGDQLLAAEHPGRNSIEAHMEAVHADWKEYLNLLICEESHLKFMEDYHQFHKDMKEAQELLRKVDSDLNQKYSPDFKDRYQIELLLRELDDQEKALDKYEHVVWGLQQRGQQVVPLKYRRETPLKPIPVEALCDFEGDQGLISRGYSYTLQRNHGESWDLTDSAGHRLTAPAICFMIPPTDPEALALADSLATQYRAVRQKAVGTRSALQQRHEVLKTENPGDASDLQGRQLLAGLDKVVSDLDRQEKAITGVLRPPLEQGRAVQDSAERAEALQRLAAELQQMKAEEAHSTAECEDFVRALPGSGSAALLRTRVDDTHRRYEFLVKLLDAAREKVDTAHRLEESLQQCREVLAAYENQLTQEDTVPESGRALDSKRQELAATASELQAQNALLREAEQKLLAVKQCSGLLASSFQEHCPDLERQEAEVHKLAHRFDNLQQQVKRRAQSLQSAQAAYEEYRSGRDRVLHFLSSIPSYEPQETDSLGQVETKLKNQKNLLDEMARWEDEVQKVYTQAQQYQQAVKDYELEAEKLRSLLDLENGRNSHMNKKARLQSPAAKVKEEEAALAAKFTEVSAINRQRLQNLEFALTLLRQQPEAGPAYESLQRNEPVSVQEETWKIQKELDEETERRQQLEKEVQSAQDEIRALQSQSPQESVVRKEVLKKLPDPALEESLQHMQHSLAEEQHKNQLLQEELEGLRARLRGLEQEARAGGQEYVVKEVLRIEPDQAQADEVLKLREELEELRRQKGTREAEAALLQQRITALAEEKSHAREKVTEKEVVKLQNDPQLEAEYRQLQEDQQREGTLREKHEEELSFLHDKLKRLEKERAMAEGKITVKEVLKVEKDVAAEREVGELQRQYEDEAAKTRGSQREKTELLRRIWALEEENAKVVVQEKVREIVRPDPKAENEVANLRLELVEQERKFRGTEEQLKSYQAELEALRRRGPQVEVKEVTKEVIKYKTDPEMEKELQRLREEIVDKTRLIERCDVEIYQLKQEIQALKDTKPQVQTKEVVQEILQFQEDPQTKEEVESLRTRLAEEQRKQVDLERERLTQEEKIKHKEEELAQVREKVVQQEVVRYEEEPGLRAEVDAFTQSIDVELRQIDTLRGELRRLQRRRAELERQLEELERERQARREAELEVQRLKQRLADLEKEEAEACEKVTRTQKVVLQQDPLQAREHGLLQLQLDEERHRRQVLESELETLKKQLDRLEKLEVKEKVVFSESVQVEKGDTEQEIQRLKSSLEEESRSKRELDAEVSRLEAKLSELEFSNSKSSKELDFLREENHKLQMERQNLQLETQRLQSEIELATTEPRNLRSVTAVGSRANLDSRVWSLERELDDLKQLSKDKDLEIDELQKRLGSVAVKREQRENHLRRSIVVIDPDTGRELCPEEAHRAGLIDWNMFVKLRNQECDWEEISVKGPNGESSVIHDRKSGKKFSIEEALRSGRLKEEQYNRYVNKDMSIQELAVLVSGQK encoded by the exons CATCTCCAACAAGGAGCTGTCAGAGCTGATCGAGCAACTACAGAAGAATGCCGACCAGGTGGAGAAGAACATTGTGGATGTGGAGGCCAAGATGCAGAAC gaccTGGCGCGGCTGCAGGGGGGCCGGCAGCCTGAGCACCGGGATGAAACCCTGCAGAAGGTGTCGGACTCGGAGAAGCTGCTGTATGTGCTGGAGGCCGACTCAGCCATCGCCAGACACATGAAGCACCCCCAGGGGGACATGATCGCCGAGGA CATCCGCCAACTGAAGGAGCGTGTGAGTCGCCTGCGCGGGAAGCACAAGCAGATCTACAACCTAGCAGTGAAGGACACCGACCCCCAAGTCAACTGGGCAGCGCTGGTGGACGAGAAGCTG GACCAGCTGAGCGCCCAGACTTTTGGTACGGACCTTCCGCTGGTGGAGCATCAGGTGGAGCAGCACAATATCTTCCACAACGAGGTCAAGGCCATCGGCCCCCACCTGGCCAAGGTGCGTTGCGGG gtgcAGAACAACGAACTCCAGGCCAAGTACCAGAAGCTGCTG GCTGCCTCCCAGGCCCGGCAGCAGCACCTGAGTTCGCTGCAGGACTACATGCAGCGGTGCACCAATGAGCTCTACTGGCTGGACCAGCAAGCCAAGGGCCGCATGCAGTACGACTGGAGTGACCGGAACCTCGACTACCCCAGCCGCAGGCGCCAGTATGAG AACTTCATCAACCGGAACCTGGAGGCCAAGGAGGAGAGAATCAACAAGCTGCACAATGAGGGGGACCAGCTACTGGCTGCTGAACACCCGGGGAGAAACTCTATCGAG GCACATATGGAGGCAGTACACGCAGACTGGAAGGAGTACCTGAACCTGCTCATTTGTGAGGAAAGTCACCTGAAGTTCATGGAGGACTATCACCAG TTCCACAAAGACATGAAGGAAGCCCAGGAGCTGCTGCGCAAAGTTGACTCAGACTTGAACCAAAAGTACAGCCCTGACTTCAAGGACCGCTACCAGATCGAGCTGCTACTGCGGGAGCTGGAT GACCAGGAAAAAGCGCTGGACAAATATGAGCACGTGGTTTGGGGCCTTCAGCAGCGGGGCCAGCAGGTGGTGCCCCTCAAGTACCGTAGGGAGACGCCCCTCAAGCCCATCCCCGTGGAGGCACTCTGCGACTTTGAGGGAGACCAG GGCCTCATATCCAGGGGCTACAGCTACACACTGCAGAGGAATCACGGGGAGAGCTGGGACCTGACAGACAGCGCCGGCCACAGGCTGACTGCCCCCGCCATCTGCTTCATGATCCCCCCTACCGACCCCGAGGCCCTGGCTCTGGCCGACAG CCTGGCCACCCAGTACAGGGCCGTGAGGCAGAAGGCAGTGGGTACCAGGAGCGCCCTGCAGCAGCGGCATGAGGTGCTGAAAACTGAGAACCCCGGTG ATGCCTCTGACCTGCAGGGGCGGCAATTGCTGGCCGGCCTGGACAAGGTGGTCAGCGACCTGGACCGACAGGAGAAGGCCATCACAGGGGTCCTGCGACCACCTCTGGAACAGGGCCGCGCTGTGCAGGACAGCGCTGAACGGGCTGAGGCCCTCCAG CGCCTCGCAGCCGAGCTGCAGCAGATGAAGGCCGAGGAGGCTCACAGCACGGCTGAGTGTGAGGACTTCGTGCGGGCCCTCCCTGGCAGCGGCAGCGCGGCCCTGCTGCGGACGCGGGTGGATGACACCCACCGCCGCTACGAGTTCCTGGTGAAGCTGCTGGATGCTGCCAGAGAGAA GGTGGACACTGCCCACCGCCTAGAAGAGAGTCTGCAGCAGTGCCGGGAGGTGTTAGCCGCGTACGAAaaccagctgacccaggaggacacTGTGCCCGAGAGCGGCCGTGCCCTGGACAGCAAGAGGCAGGAGTTGGCA GCCACAGCGTCAGAGCTGCAGGCACAGAACGCGCTCTTGAGAGAGGCAGAGCAGAAGCTTCTGGCAGTGAAACAGTGCTCAGGCTTGCTGGCCAGCAGCTTCCAAGAGCACTGCCCAGACCTGGAGCGCCAGGAGGCTGAGGTGCACAAGCTGGCTCACCGTTTCGACAACCTCCAGCAGCAGGTGAAGCGCAG GGCCCAGAGCCTGCAGAGTGCCCAGGCTGCATATGAGGAATACCGTAGCGGCCGCGACCGAGTACTACACTTCCTGTCCAGCATCCCCAGCTATGAGCCGCAGGAGACGGACAGTCTTGGTCAGGTGGAGACCAAGCTCAAGAACCAGAAG AATCTTCTAGATGAAATGGCAAGATGGGAAGATGAAGTACAGAAGGTTTACACCCAAGCCCAGCAGTACCAGCAAGCAGTCAAG GACTATGAGTTAGAAGCGGAGAAGCTCAGGTCCCTGCTGGACTTGGAGAATGGAAGGAACAGCCACATGAACAAGAAAGCCAGGCTCCAGTCTCCTGCTGCCAAAGTGAAGGAGGAG GAAGCTGCTCTTGCTGCCAAGTTCACTGAAGTCAGCGCTATCAACAGACAGAGGCTGCAGAATCTGGAGTTTGCTCTGACGCTCCTGAGACAG CAGCCAGAGGCAGGCCCAGCCTATGAGAGCCTACAGAGGAACGAGCCAGTCTCTGTACAGGAGGAAACATGGAAGATTCAGAAGGAGCTGGACGAGGAGACAGAGCGGAGGCAGCAGCTGGAGAAGGAGGTGCAGAGTGCACAGGACGAGATCCGGGCCTTGCAGAGCCAGAGTCCGCAGGAGTCGGTGGTGAGGAAGGAGGTACTGAAGAAGCTGCCGGACCCCGCACTGGAGGAGAGCCTGCAGCACATGCAGCATAGCCTGGCGGAGGAACAGCACAAGAACCAGCTGCTGCAGGAGGAGCTGGAGGGGCTGCGTGCTCGGCTGCGCGGCCTGGAGCAAGAGGCCAGGGCCGGGGGCCAGGAGTACGTGGTCAAAGAGGTACTGCGTATTGAGCCTGACCAGGCCCAGGCAGACGAGGTCCTCAAGCTGCGGGAGGAGTTAGAGGAGCTGAGGCGGCAGAAGGGCACCCGGGAGGCAGAGGCAGCCCTGCTGCAGCAGCGCATCACAGCCCTGGCTGAGGAGAAGAGCCACGCTCGGGAGAAGGTGACAGAGAAGGAGGTGGTAAAGCTGCAGAACGACCCCCAGCTGGAGGCGGAGTACCGGCAGCTGCAAGAGGACCAGCAGCGCGAGGGCACACTCAGGGAGAAACACGAGGAGGAGCTGAGCTTCCTGCACGACAAGCTCAAGCGGCTGGAGAAGGAACGGGCCATGGCCGAGGGCAAGATCACCGTCAAGGAGGTGCTCAAAGTGGAGAAGGATGTGGCGGCTGAGCGGGAGGTGGGTGAGCTTCAGCGCCAGTACGAGGATGAGGCGGCCAAGACGCGTGGCAGCCAGCGGGAGAAGACGGAGCTGCTGCGCAGGATCTGGGCTTTGGAGGAGGAAAACGCCAAGGTGGTGGTCCAGGAGAAGGTGCGAGAGATTGTGCGGCCTGACCCCAAGGCCGAGAATGAGGTGGCCAACCTCCGGCTGGAGCTGGTCGAGCAGGAGCGTAAGTTCCGGGGCACCGAGGAACAGCTGAAGAGCTACCAGGCCGAGCTAGAGGCGCTGCGGAGGCGGGGTCCGCAGGTGGAGGTCAAGGAGGTAACGAAGGAAGTCATCAAATACAAGACAGACCCCGAGATGGAGAAGGAGCTGCAGCGGCTGCGTGAGGAGATCGTGGACAAGACCCGGCTCATCGAGAGGTGTGACGTGGAGATCTACCAGCTCAAGCAGGAGATCCAGGCCCTGAAGGACACCAAGCCCCAGGTGCAAACCAAGGAGGTAGTGCAGGAGATCCTACAGTTCCAGGAAGACCCACAGACCAAGGAGGAAGTGGAGAGCCTGAGGACGAGGCTGGCTGAGGAGCAGAGGAAGCAGGTAGACCTGGAGAGGGAGCGGCTAACCCAGGAGGAGAAGATCAAGCACAAAGAGGAAGAGCTGGCACAGGTTCGGGAGAAAGTAGTACAGCAGGAGGTGGTCCGCTACGAGGAGGAGCCTGGCCTGCGTGCTGAGGTGGACGCCTTCACTCAGAGCATCGATGTGGAGCTGCGGCAGATTGACACCCTGCGTGGGGAGCTAAGGCGGCTGCAGCGACGCCGGGCCGAGCTGGAGCGGCAGCTGGAGGAGCTGGAGCGAGAGCGGCAGGCACGCAGGGAGGCTGAGCTAGAGGTGCAGAGGCTGAAGCAGCGACTGGCTGACTTGGAGAAGGAAGAGGCAGAGGCCTGCGAGAAAGTGACGCGCACACAGAAGGTAGTGCTGCAGCAGGACCCCCTGCAGGCCCGGGAGCATGGGCTGCTCCAGCTCCAGCTGGATGAGGAGAGGCACCGGCGACAGGTCCTGGAGAGCGAGCTGGAGACCCTCAAGAAGCAACTGGACCGCCTGGAGAAGTTGGAGGTCAAGGAGAAGGTGGTCTTCTCCGAGAGCGTCCAGGTGGAGAAAGGGGACACGGAGCAGGAGATCCAGAGGCTCAAGAGCAGCCTGGAGGAGGAGAGCCGCAGCAAGCGGGAGCTGGATGCCGAGGTGAGCCGGCTGGAAGCCAAGCTGTCGGAGCTAGAATTCTCCAACTCCAAGTCATCCAAGGAGCTGGACTTCCTCCGGGAAGAAAACCACAAGCTCCAGATGGAACGGCAGAACCTCCAGCTGGAAACCCAGCGGCTCCAGTCGGAAATTGAACTGGCCACCACGGAACCCCGAAACCTGAGAAGTGTGACGGCTGTGGGCTCGAGGGCCAACCTCGACTCCAGAGTGTGGTCCCTGGAGCGAGAACTGGATGACCTCAAGCAGCTGTCCAAAGACAAAGACCTAGAGATCGACGAACTGCAGAAGCGCCTGGGCTCAGTGGCTGTCAAGAGGGAGCAGCGTGAGAACCACCTGCGGCGCTCCATCGTTGTCATTGACCCCGACACTGGCCGAGAGCTGTGCCCAGAGGAAGCCCACCGGGCCGGGCTCATCGACTGGAACATGTTTGTGAAGCTCAGGAACCAGGAGTGCGACTGGGAGGAGATCTCAGTGAAGGGGCCCAATGGCGAATCCTCTGTTATCCATGACCGGAAGTCTGGCAAGAAGTTCTCCATCGAAGAGGCCTTGCGGAGTGGCAGGCTGAAAGAAGAACAGTATAACCGCTACGTCAACAAGGATATGTCCATTCAGGAGCTGGCCGTCTTGGTGTCGGGGCAGAAGTAG